A genomic stretch from Antarcticibacterium flavum includes:
- a CDS encoding SGNH/GDSL hydrolase family protein codes for MKNYLKFLPLLALGFVACEPELENPIDEPGFYSSGEADFTNYVALGNSLTAGYADGALYITGQENSYPNILAQQFEKVQQTNEFTQPLMADNAGGLLAAGTQITTNRRILAVGSSGNPSPVIYNVAPTTDITNVLSGPFGNLGAPGAKSYHLVAPGYGDITGVAAGTANPYFVRFASSPQATVLEDALAQDPTFFSLWIGNNDVLGYATSGGVGEDRTGNMDPTSYGSNDITDPNVFAAVYSQMVTALTANGAEGVLINIPDVTAVPYFTTVPNNALALDAATAGNLTGFFQAVAGIFTQGLIAQGVPAPQAQALASQYAITFNEGPNRFLIDVPVSQSNPLGFRQMTAEEMLVLTIDQAALAQGYGSVRLTPEVMQVLGILQQGGQPTQEQAQLVLDAVDGIDDKDALDMEEIANIKAATTAYNNTIRQVAQANGLAHVDTNRLLTQMANGGIPYDAGVVTSTFVTGGAYSLDGVHPTPRGYAVIANEIIENINQTYNATVPRVNVGNYPTVTISNNPQ; via the coding sequence ATGAAAAATTATTTAAAATTTTTACCGCTCCTGGCATTAGGTTTTGTTGCCTGTGAACCGGAACTTGAAAATCCCATAGATGAACCCGGCTTTTACTCCAGTGGGGAAGCAGATTTCACTAACTACGTGGCTTTAGGGAATTCCCTTACAGCCGGTTATGCAGATGGTGCTTTATATATAACAGGACAGGAAAACTCCTATCCTAACATTCTTGCACAGCAATTTGAAAAAGTGCAGCAAACAAATGAATTTACCCAGCCTTTAATGGCTGATAATGCCGGAGGTTTGCTGGCAGCAGGGACTCAAATTACGACAAACAGGAGAATCCTGGCTGTTGGTAGTAGTGGGAACCCATCCCCGGTGATCTATAACGTTGCTCCTACAACAGATATCACAAATGTACTTAGCGGCCCATTTGGGAATTTAGGTGCTCCCGGTGCCAAAAGTTATCATTTGGTGGCTCCCGGTTATGGGGACATTACAGGAGTGGCGGCAGGAACTGCCAACCCATATTTTGTAAGATTTGCCTCTTCTCCCCAGGCTACAGTGCTGGAAGATGCTCTGGCACAGGACCCAACTTTCTTTTCTCTTTGGATTGGGAATAACGATGTATTGGGCTATGCTACTTCCGGTGGAGTGGGAGAGGACCGTACAGGTAATATGGATCCAACATCCTATGGAAGTAACGATATTACAGATCCTAACGTATTTGCAGCGGTATATTCTCAAATGGTAACAGCTCTTACCGCCAACGGGGCAGAGGGTGTGTTGATCAATATTCCAGATGTTACAGCTGTTCCTTATTTTACTACTGTTCCAAATAATGCCCTTGCGCTGGATGCTGCAACCGCAGGTAACCTTACAGGATTTTTCCAGGCCGTTGCCGGCATTTTTACACAAGGTTTAATAGCTCAGGGCGTACCTGCTCCACAGGCACAGGCTCTTGCATCTCAATACGCGATCACCTTTAATGAAGGCCCTAACAGGTTTCTTATTGATGTTCCGGTTTCACAATCAAATCCTTTAGGTTTTCGCCAAATGACTGCAGAGGAAATGCTGGTACTAACTATAGACCAGGCCGCCCTGGCACAGGGGTATGGTTCTGTGAGGCTAACTCCAGAGGTGATGCAGGTGCTTGGAATATTACAACAGGGAGGCCAGCCTACCCAGGAACAGGCACAACTTGTTCTGGATGCCGTTGATGGAATTGATGACAAGGATGCTCTGGATATGGAAGAGATCGCAAATATTAAAGCAGCAACCACAGCTTATAATAATACGATAAGACAGGTGGCACAGGCAAATGGCCTTGCTCACGTTGATACCAACAGGCTGTTAACTCAAATGGCCAATGGTGGGATACCTTATGATGCAGGGGTGGTTACCTCTACCTTTGTTACAGGTGGTGCCTATTCCCTTGATGGGGTTCATCCAACCCCAAGAGGTTATGCGGTTATTGCAAATGAGATTATCGAGAATATAAATCAAACCTATAACGCCACCGTACCGCGGGTGAATGTTGGTAATTATCCTACGGTTACAATAAGTAACAATCCACAATAA
- a CDS encoding phage holin family protein → MKLLIRILMTALVVVLLAYFLPGVTVAGYLTAVLVAVVLSILNIIVKPILILFTLPVTIITFGLFLLVINAIIILLVDAFISGFNVDGFWVALIFSLLLSIIQSVLFSLLAED, encoded by the coding sequence ATGAAACTACTTATACGTATACTTATGACTGCCCTGGTGGTTGTACTATTGGCTTATTTTTTACCCGGGGTGACTGTAGCCGGATATCTTACAGCGGTATTGGTGGCGGTGGTGCTGTCTATTCTGAACATTATCGTTAAACCAATACTCATCCTGTTTACCCTGCCGGTGACCATCATAACCTTTGGCCTGTTTCTATTGGTTATAAATGCGATAATTATTCTCCTGGTAGATGCGTTCATTAGTGGATTCAATGTTGACGGATTCTGGGTTGCGCTTATTTTCAGCCTGTTGCTGTCCATAATACAATCTGTGCTTTTTTCCCTTCTTGCAGAAGATTAG